A region of the Dyadobacter sp. CECT 9275 genome:
AGACACTGATACAGCAAGGTGCTCTCCTAGTTGACGTTCGCTCCCCGCAGGAGTTTGCCAGCGGTCATATCCCGGGAAGTACCAATATTCCACTGGATCAGATCGGAGCAAAAGCAGATATGCTGCTAAAAAAAGCAAAGCCGGTGATCACCTGTTGTCGTAGTGGAACAAGAAGTGGCATGGCAGCGGA
Encoded here:
- a CDS encoding rhodanese-like domain-containing protein, whose amino-acid sequence is MGILSSLFGLKNTDYKTLIQQGALLVDVRSPQEFASGHIPGSTNIPLDQIGAKADMLLKKAKPVITCCRSGTRSGMAADILKSAGVDAHNGGAWDSLKQKI